Proteins from one Bos indicus x Bos taurus breed Angus x Brahman F1 hybrid chromosome 19, Bos_hybrid_MaternalHap_v2.0, whole genome shotgun sequence genomic window:
- the LOC113878392 gene encoding olfactory receptor 3A2-like, whose amino-acid sequence MQPEARTNRTAVTEFILLGLVETDNLQPMVFVLFLFAYLVTVGGNLSILAAILVEPKLHTSMYFFLGNLSLLDIGCITVTVPAMLGHPLSHKRTVPYAGCLSQLFFFHLLAGMDCFLLTAMAYDRFLAICRPLTYSTRMSQTVQRILVVVPWACAFTNALTHTIALTTLNFCGPCEVNHFYCDLPQLFQLSCSSTLLNELLLFGMSFIMVGTTAVLIISSYIHVAAAVVRLRSAEGRKKAFSTCGSHLTVVCLFYGTGMFNYMRLGSEEASDKDKGVGVFNTIINPMLNPLIYSLRNPDVQGALWRVLVERQSLT is encoded by the coding sequence ATGCAGCCAGAAGCTAGAACCAACAGGACAGCTGtaactgaatttattttactGGGCTTAGTGGAAACAGACAATCTACAGCCTATGGTCTTCGTACTCTTCCTCTTTGCCTACCTGGTCACTGTCGGGGGCAACCTCAGCATCCTGGCCGCCATCTTGGTGGAACCCAAACTCCACACCTCCATGTACTTCTTCTTGGGGAATCTATCGTTGCTGGACATTGGGTGCATCACCGTCACTGTTCCTGCCATGTTGGGTCATCCCCTGTCCCACAAGCGCACAGTTCCCTATGCAGGCTGCCTCTCCCAGCTCTTCTTCTTCCACCTTCTGGCTGGGATGGACTGCTTCCTGTTGACAGCCATGGCCTATGATCGATTCTTGGCCATCTGCCGACCTCTCACCTACAGCACTCGCATGAGCCAGACGGTCCAGAGGATACTAGTGGTTGTGCCCTGGGCTTGTGCCTTCACCAATGCACTGACCCACACTATTGCCCTAACCACCCTTAACTTCTGTGGTCCCTGTGAGGTCAATCACTTCTACTGTGACCTCCCACAGCTCTTCCAGCTCTCCTGCTCCAGCACTCTCCTCAATGAGCTGCTGCTCTTTGGCATGAGTTTCATAATGGTAGGTACAACTGCGGTTCTCATCATCAGCTCCTACATCCACGTGGCAGCTGCAGTTGTACGACTCCGCTCagcagagggcaggaagaaagcctTCTCCACGTGTGGCTCCCACCTCACTGTGGTCTGCCTCTTCTATGGGACTGGTATGTTCAACTACATGCGCCTGGGTTCAGAGGAGGCTTCAGACAAGGATAAGGGAGTTGGAGTTTTCAACACAATTATCAATCCCATGCTGAACCCACTTATCTACAGCCTTAGAAACCCTGACGTTCAGGGTGCCCTGTGGCGGGTACTTGTAGAAAGGCAGTCACTGACATGA